TGGCGTTCACCGGAGCAACCCGGCGATGGCATCACGCCCCGCGCCAACTCGCGCACAACGGGAAACAACAACGCGATTTCGTCGCGCTGGGTGGAGAGTGGCAGCTACTTCCGCATCCGGAACATCACGATTGGCTACAACCTGCCCAAAACGCTGATCCAGCGGGCGAAACTGCAAACGATCCGGCTGTACGGCGGGGTGCAGAACGCCCTGACTATTTCGAAATACCTGGGCTATAATCCGGAGGTGAGTGGGTACGAAGGCCCGCTGACCGGTGGCGTTGATTACGGCAGCTACCCGCTCGCCCGTACGTACACAATTGGCGTAAACATTGGCCTTTAATCTTGCACATTCATGAAACGGAATTATTTGTTTGTTGCCCTGCTCAGCCTGACGCTGGGGAGCTGTAAAGAGGAATTTCTGGCATTATCGCCAATTTCGCAGGCTAGCACCACTACCTTCTACAAAACCGGTGCTGATCTGCTGAATGCCCTGAACGGTGCGTACGGAGCGCTCCAGCTGAACGGACAGTACGGCCAGTTTTACGTCGTGTCGGAAGTACCCTCGGACGACACGCGGCCGGTGTTGTCGGGGTCGGTTACGGATCAGGACGAATTCGACAAGTTTTACCTGCGAACCACCAACCCGTATCTGGCCACCCGCTGGAGCGACGGTTACAAGGGAATTTACCGCTGCAATGCCATCATTGACCGGAGCGCGGGCGTGACGATGGACGAAGCCCTGAAAAGCCGGATTCTGGGAGAAGCCAAATTTTTGCGGGCGCTGATGTATTTCAACCTCGTGCGCGTTTTTGGCGATGTGCCGCTGGTTGTTAAGGAAATCATTGACCCACAGGAAGGCTACGAATACAGCCGGACACCGGTGGCGGATATCTACGCGCAGATTATCAAGGATTTGACGGAGGCCGAAGCCGCGCTGCCGGCAACCTACACCGGAACCAACGTGGGCCGGGCTACGAGCGGAGCCGCCAAGTCGTTGCTGGGGAAAGTGCATCTGACCCGGAAGAATTACCGGGATGCGGCTGGCAAGCTGAAAGAGGTGATCGATGCCGGAACGTATGAGTTGCTGCCGAGCTACGCCAGTGTTTTCCAGGCGTCGAACAAGAACCACAAAGAGTCGATTTTTGATGTGCAGTACAAAAAGGGCAGCATCGGCGAGGGCAGCAACTTCGCCAACCAGTACGCGCCGGAAAACTCGGGGAATGCGGTCATTCAGTTCGGGGGCGCGGGTAACAACCAGCCGACGCCGGACCTGATTGCGGCTTACGAGCCGGGTGATCTGCGGAAGGATGTTTCACTGGCAACCAGTTATACGAATACCAGCGGAGCCAAAATAGACTATAATTTCGTTCGGAAATACCGCGACGCCCCCGTGGTGAACAACGACTCAGAAGACAACTGGCCGGTGTTGCGCTACGCCGATGTGCTGCTGATGTACGCCGAAGCTCTGAACGAAACTGGAAATACCGCCGACGCCCTGCCGTATTTGAATCGCATCCGGACGCGGGCCGGACTGGCGGCCAAAACCGCTGCCGAGGTCGGTACGCAGGCTGCCATGCGGATGACACTGGAGCAGGAACGGCGCGTCGAACTGGCGTTTGAAGGCCACCGGTGGTTCGATCTGGTCCGGACGGGCCGGGCGCTGCCCATCCTGCAGGCCAAGGCGACCGCCATCGGTATCAAAACCAATTTAACCGAAAACAACCTGGTATTCCCGATTCCGCAGAGCCAGATCGACATCAATCGGTCGAAGATCACGCAGAACCAGGGGTATTAACTAAGAACGACAAAGGAGCAGAGACGTGAGACAAGAGATCAAACTCCTTTTTCTCACGTCTCTGCTCCTTTACTCTTCAAAGGCTAATTTTCGGAGCATATCGACCGTCACGTAGTCCAGGGCCCGTTCGTGGGTGCTGGCCAGCAGAATGGGTGGTGCCACGCCCGCTTCGTAGGCTTCCCGCCAGCGCAGGATGTGCAGACACCAGCGGTCGCCGGGTTTCAGACCGGGGAAGCGCAGTTCGGGGCGCGGGGTGATCAGGTCGTTGCCCCGTCGGCGCGAAAATTCCAGAAATTGCTGGGTAACAATCGCGCAGACGAGATGATGTCCCTGATCCTCTTCGTCCGTGCGGCAGAAACCGTCGCGGAAAAAACCGGTCATTGGTCTGGTGCAGCAACATTCCAGCGAAGTACCATTGACATTCAGGGCAGCCATAAACAAAATCGGGGTGATACGGCACCCAAGTTAGCGGATAACGGCTTTGATCACAACCGGTTGGTGGTCGGATGGATACCGTTGTTCCTTCGCATCGGTCAAAACACCGTATTTCAGCACGTCAATGCCTTTTTTGACGAAAATGTAATCGATGCGATTTTTCATCGGCGCATCAAATTTAAAGCTGTTAAATGTGCCTTCAGGACCGTAGGGCGGGTTTTTCGTTACATCGTGTGCATCGCCCAGCAGCGTTTTGATGGTCTGAATCTGCTCGGTCTCCGGTGTTGAGTTGAAGTCGCCGACCAGCACCACGGGTTCATCCTTGGCAATTTCCTTGATTTTCTGCACCATTAGCTTACCCGACTGCCGACGCGCTTCGACGCCCTGGTGATCAAAGTGAACGCTGAAAAAGTAGAATTTCTTTTTGGTTGTCAGATCCTGAAAATAAGCCCACGAACAGATGCGGTTGCAGCAGGTCGCATCCCAGCCTTTGCCGGGTTTGTCGGGCGTTTCGCTCAGCCAGAAGTCGCCGGACTTCAAGACTTTGAAACGATCTTTTTTGTAGAAAATCGCCGAGTGCTCACCGGCCTGTTTACCGTCGTCGCGGCCCGCGCCCAGAAAGGCAAACTCGTTCAGCTCGGCAATATCATCGAGTTGGCCGCGGAAGCCTTCCTGCGTGCCGAACAGATCAAATTCGTGAAAGCGAATCAGGGCCTTGACATTTTCTTTACGGTTGGGCCAGGCGTTGATTCCATCGTTTTGGGTGTTCATCCGCAGGTTATAGGTGGCAATGGTAATGGGGGTGTCTTTTTGGGAAAAGGATTCCTGGGTCATTAAAATGCTACAAAGCAGGATTAGGATGGTCAGTTTCATGTGATTTTGGTTAGATTGAAAAATTGTATCGCGGAGGTAAGCAGCGCTAAAAAGAGTTGAGCAGAGGCTCCGCTTAACTCTTTTTAGCGCTGCTTACCTCCGCGAAATAAGGCAGCTTTTACCATCCCGGATTCTGGCCCAGCTCCTGATTCTGCAGCCGGTCGTTTTCGGGAATGGGGTAGAGGTAAAATTTATCGTTCCATTTGCGTGGAATGTTGCTCAGCCAGGTCAGTTCGCCGGACGTATCGTTCGACAACCGCTGCGGATTCGGAACGCCGTTGACGGTTTCGGCCACGTTGATGTACGTTACTCCCGCCAGTTGCGTCGCCGGTTTCACTTTGTAAAACACCACGTCGTTTTTGCCGTCTTCGTTCAAATCCAGCGGAGTGTCGAGCGCCGGAACGTAGAAACCGTTCCAGACCTGCTCCATCAACTCCCCACGTTTCCAACGAATCAGATCCGGGAACCGGAATCCTTCCAGCGCCAGTTCAATGCCCCGTTCGCGCCGGATTTCGAGCAGCGACGGATCGGCGATACCCGGAAAATAAGTGGCTTGCAGGTAGGGATCAACCACCGCGGGCCGGGCCGTCAGACCGCCCGTGATTCCGGCCCGTTTCCGCAACGCACCGATCGTTTGCGCCCAGTCGGCGTCGGTAAAGGTACCTAACTCGGCTTTAGCTTCCGCGTAGTTCAGCAAAATTTCGGCGTAGCGCATGATCGAGATGGAGTTGTCGTTGCGGCTGCCACCGTCGTAAAATGTGTCGTCCAGCGTCCATTTGATCGGCTGATAGCCGGTGTAGGTGTACGAGAAAACCGGGGGAGCGGGCTCGGCTACCCCGCCGTTCACCCGGCTATAGCCGGGCGTCCGGATGGTTTGCGAAAGCCGTTTGTCGCGTCCTTTCACTTCCTCTACAAACGTGAGGGTTTTGTAACCGGGTTTGCTGGTAAACGGCGTGCCATCGCTGTTCAGGTAGGTGTTCACAAACGTGCGGGTGAGGCTCACGCGGGCGCCGTACGTGGCGCTGGTCCACCACCAGTTGGCGTCGTTGAACACGCTCAGGGCTGGATCAACAACCGACGACAGCATGATTTCGTTGGTGATCGGTGTCTTGTTGATAAACAATTGGCGGTAGGATTTGTCGGTTCCGCCCGCTTCGTAGAGCGAGAAACCGCCTTCTTTCATCACCGCTTCGGAGGCTGTTACGGCTTCGGTCAGCCACTTGGCGGCCGTCCCTTCGAGTTTGTAGGAGGTGTGGTATTTCCGGAACGTGCCTTCAAACAAGCAAATCCGGGATTTGAAACCTTGGGCAACGGCTTTGGTGATCAGCGTACGCGAGTTGTCGGAGGTGGTCCGGATGTTCTGGGTGGCGTAATTCAGGTCGGCCAGCACCGAGTCCATCACCATCACGCGGGAGTCCCGTCCTCGGTACAAATCCTGGTCCGTTACGGTCATCGCTTTGTTGATCCAGGGCACATCGCCAAACCGTTTGACTTTATCGAAGTAGAACAGCGCCCGGAAAAACCGCGCCAGACCGATGTAATGCCGCCGGACCTCCACCGGAACCGCCGGGTTGGTCGTGTTTTCGATGAAATAGTTAATATTCCGCAATGCACGCCAGTCCCAACCCGAGCTTTGTCGGGGGCCGTAAGCCCCTTCCCGAATGAAATCCGGCACCTGCGTCCGGGCGGCAAAATCCGCCATTTCGTCGCTGCGGATAACGGTGTTGGCCGTTGGCAGAATGCTGAAATCCGGGTTCGTCAGGTTGTCGTAAAACGAGTTGGCGTACAGTTCCAGCCCTTTCTCACTGCTGAAAACGGCGTCCTTGGTGGCCGTAGATTCGGGCACCTGCTCCAGTTCACTACAGCCGGCAAAAAACAGACCGGCCAGCAAAATTCCTATATGTTGTACTTTCATGGTGTTCCTAAAAGCGATTAAAAGGTTACGGAAAGGCCCATCGTGAAGCTTTTCAGAATCGGGTAATTATGGCCGTTTCCGCTCGAGCCGTTGGTCAGCACCCGGTCAGATTCGGTGGCACTTTCCACGTCCAGATCCCGCGTCAGTTTGTAGAGCGACGCCAGCGTCCAGATGTTTTCGGCCGACACAAACACCCGGGCGCTGTTCATGCCCGCCTTGCTAATCAGCAGTTTCGGCAGGTTGTAGCCCAGTTGGATGTTTTTCAACCGCATGTACGCCAGGCTTTGCAGGTATTTCGTCTGCGCCTGTGCCAGCTCACCCGCACCGTTCTGGGCTACGTAGCCACGGTAGCGAGGCAGGTAAGCGTTCGGATTTTCGGGCGACCAGATGTTGTCCAGGTGCCAGGTCGGCAGGCGGTTGTAGGGGCGGTTGTACTGCCCCCAGAACGTCCCGGCTTCGGCACCGGGCCACCAGTCCTGCTTGCCCACGCCCTGAAAAAAGGCCGAGAAGAAGAAGCTGTTCCAGTCGGCATTGAGCATGATGCCGTACGTGTAACGGGGCGTCGAGTTACCGATCACCCGGCGGTCGCCCGGATTATCGACGGTATTGTCGCCGTTGTTGATCACACCGTCGCCGTTAATATCCCGGAATTTGATGTCGCCCGGCAGCCATTGGCCGGTGCTCGATGCCCGGAATAAGGTTTGCTTGGCCGAATTCTTAATGTCTTCTTCCGAGGTAAAGAAGCCGTCGGTGGTGTAACCCCAGATTTCACCCACGGTCTGACCGGCGTAATAATCCGTCAACCGCCGGTACGGGTTGTTGAACTTGTCGATCCGGGCGGTGTAATCCGCCATCGTCAACCGCACTTCGTAGCCGAACGGTTTGCCGCCAAGGTTGGCCTTGTCCCGCCAGGCCAGCACGGCCTCCCAGCCTTTGGTGGTCAGGTCGGCGTAGTTGCCCTTAGGTATGTCGGTTCCAAAGACGGCGGGCAGGGTCATTCCAACCGTAAACATATCGGTCGTTTTACGAATGTAGGCGTCGGCGTTCAGGGTCAGGCGGTTGTTCAGCATACCCAGATCCAGGCCTAGATCGGCGGTGGTGGACGTTTCCCAGGTCAGGCCGTCGGGAATTACGCTCGGCTGACCGGTTTTCTGCGGACGCGTACCGTTCAGGATTCGTCCTGATTGTGAAATGGCAAACTTCTCCTGGAAGGAGTACGAATCAATCGTTCCATTTCCCAGCGAACCGTACGACCCCCGGATTTTCAGGTCAGAAATAATTTTGGGCGATACCTTCCAGAACGGCTCGTTAACCACGCGCCAACCCGCCGATACCGACGGGAAGAACGCATACCGCTGACCCGCCGGGAACTTGGACGAACCATCATACCGGCCGTTTACTTCCAGCAGATACCGGTCTTTGAAGCCGTAGTTCAGGCGGTAAAAACCACCGACGATGGCCCAGATGTCGCTTCCGCCACCCGTCGTAATGGCCTGACCCAGCGCCAGGTTTATGTCATTTGCATCTTCGTAAATCAAGCCGTTCCGAACTACTTCCAGCCGGCGGTAGTTGGACGTTTCGTAGTTGTACCCCACCAGCGCTTTCACGTAATGGTTCTGGTTGATCTTGGGTTCGTACTCGGCGTAGAGGTTGGTGGCCGTGTAGAGCGTCTCGCGGTAAATGTTTTGCAGGTCGTTGGTGTTCGTTCCCACGTATTCAATCACGCCCGGTTTGCGGCTGTAGGGCACCGGCACCCGCCGACGGTATTCGTTGTTATCGGTCGTTTGAAACGTAAAGTTACCGTTGATCCGAAACTGGTTATCGAAGAAATTGGTCGTAAAATCAGCGGTGTTCCGAAAAACGCGCCGGTCCATGTCGATGCCGTTCTTGCCGTACCAGAAATCGCCCACGGTGTAAGCGGCTGAGTACGACAGCGTTCCGTCCGGGTTGAACATCGGCGACATGTTATGGCCTTCGTCCGAGATGTTCCGCCAGATGCTACCGCCTTCACCGACGTTCAGCGGGTTGTGGTATTTCAGGGACGAAAAATCGGCGTTGTTACCAACCTTCAGCCACGGAAATACCTGCACCGACCCTTTGGCGCGCAAGCTCAGGATGTTGTAATCGTCGGAATTGTAGCGAAATAAACCGTTCTGCGCGTAATACCGTCCGGTTACGTAAAAATCCGCCTTTCCGCTGCTGCCCGATACCGAGAGGTTGTGCTCCGTTGCGCTGGTCCGGTTTTTATACAACTCCTTGTACCAGTCGGTGTTGTGGTAATAAACGTATTCGCCGGTGGCCGGATCAATGTCCGTTTTGGGCAGGCTGGGATCGTTGTTCCGTCGTTCAAACTCCGCCAGGTAAGCCGGAGAAAACCGCACGGTTTTGTTGACGTTCTGGGGCGTTTGTGAGTAATCGTTCCAGGCCGACCAGCCCTCGTTGAACATTTTGGCAAACGTGTACCCGTTGGTCACAAAATCCGGCACTGTCGTGGGGCTTTTGATGGAATGGTTCAGCGAATACGTAACGCTGGTCCGGTCTTTCGTCGGGTTTTTGGTCGTGATCAGCACCACCCCG
This Larkinella insperata DNA region includes the following protein-coding sequences:
- a CDS encoding RagB/SusD family nutrient uptake outer membrane protein, which gives rise to MKVQHIGILLAGLFFAGCSELEQVPESTATKDAVFSSEKGLELYANSFYDNLTNPDFSILPTANTVIRSDEMADFAARTQVPDFIREGAYGPRQSSGWDWRALRNINYFIENTTNPAVPVEVRRHYIGLARFFRALFYFDKVKRFGDVPWINKAMTVTDQDLYRGRDSRVMVMDSVLADLNYATQNIRTTSDNSRTLITKAVAQGFKSRICLFEGTFRKYHTSYKLEGTAAKWLTEAVTASEAVMKEGGFSLYEAGGTDKSYRQLFINKTPITNEIMLSSVVDPALSVFNDANWWWTSATYGARVSLTRTFVNTYLNSDGTPFTSKPGYKTLTFVEEVKGRDKRLSQTIRTPGYSRVNGGVAEPAPPVFSYTYTGYQPIKWTLDDTFYDGGSRNDNSISIMRYAEILLNYAEAKAELGTFTDADWAQTIGALRKRAGITGGLTARPAVVDPYLQATYFPGIADPSLLEIRRERGIELALEGFRFPDLIRWKRGELMEQVWNGFYVPALDTPLDLNEDGKNDVVFYKVKPATQLAGVTYINVAETVNGVPNPQRLSNDTSGELTWLSNIPRKWNDKFYLYPIPENDRLQNQELGQNPGW
- a CDS encoding endonuclease/exonuclease/phosphatase family protein, with protein sequence MKLTILILLCSILMTQESFSQKDTPITIATYNLRMNTQNDGINAWPNRKENVKALIRFHEFDLFGTQEGFRGQLDDIAELNEFAFLGAGRDDGKQAGEHSAIFYKKDRFKVLKSGDFWLSETPDKPGKGWDATCCNRICSWAYFQDLTTKKKFYFFSVHFDHQGVEARRQSGKLMVQKIKEIAKDEPVVLVGDFNSTPETEQIQTIKTLLGDAHDVTKNPPYGPEGTFNSFKFDAPMKNRIDYIFVKKGIDVLKYGVLTDAKEQRYPSDHQPVVIKAVIR
- a CDS encoding RagB/SusD family nutrient uptake outer membrane protein; this translates as MKRNYLFVALLSLTLGSCKEEFLALSPISQASTTTFYKTGADLLNALNGAYGALQLNGQYGQFYVVSEVPSDDTRPVLSGSVTDQDEFDKFYLRTTNPYLATRWSDGYKGIYRCNAIIDRSAGVTMDEALKSRILGEAKFLRALMYFNLVRVFGDVPLVVKEIIDPQEGYEYSRTPVADIYAQIIKDLTEAEAALPATYTGTNVGRATSGAAKSLLGKVHLTRKNYRDAAGKLKEVIDAGTYELLPSYASVFQASNKNHKESIFDVQYKKGSIGEGSNFANQYAPENSGNAVIQFGGAGNNQPTPDLIAAYEPGDLRKDVSLATSYTNTSGAKIDYNFVRKYRDAPVVNNDSEDNWPVLRYADVLLMYAEALNETGNTADALPYLNRIRTRAGLAAKTAAEVGTQAAMRMTLEQERRVELAFEGHRWFDLVRTGRALPILQAKATAIGIKTNLTENNLVFPIPQSQIDINRSKITQNQGY
- a CDS encoding SusC/RagA family TonB-linked outer membrane protein, with product MKKLVRNACFLAFLLTCDQVTGYGQTFASGRQPTDAKTAVADVSIEGRVVDSEKGGALPGVSVILKGSSRGTTTDADGAYRLVVPSTDAVLVFSFVGYEPQEVVVGNRTSLTVSLKPDTKTLSEIVVVGYGTQKKVNLTGAVDQITSEVLDNRSLPNLTQGLQGTIPNLNLRMGDGKPIQSPSYNIRGTTSIGQGGNALVLIDGVEGDPSRLNPNDVASVSVLKDAASAAIYGARGAFGVVLITTKNPTKDRTSVTYSLNHSIKSPTTVPDFVTNGYTFAKMFNEGWSAWNDYSQTPQNVNKTVRFSPAYLAEFERRNNDPSLPKTDIDPATGEYVYYHNTDWYKELYKNRTSATEHNLSVSGSSGKADFYVTGRYYAQNGLFRYNSDDYNILSLRAKGSVQVFPWLKVGNNADFSSLKYHNPLNVGEGGSIWRNISDEGHNMSPMFNPDGTLSYSAAYTVGDFWYGKNGIDMDRRVFRNTADFTTNFFDNQFRINGNFTFQTTDNNEYRRRVPVPYSRKPGVIEYVGTNTNDLQNIYRETLYTATNLYAEYEPKINQNHYVKALVGYNYETSNYRRLEVVRNGLIYEDANDINLALGQAITTGGGSDIWAIVGGFYRLNYGFKDRYLLEVNGRYDGSSKFPAGQRYAFFPSVSAGWRVVNEPFWKVSPKIISDLKIRGSYGSLGNGTIDSYSFQEKFAISQSGRILNGTRPQKTGQPSVIPDGLTWETSTTADLGLDLGMLNNRLTLNADAYIRKTTDMFTVGMTLPAVFGTDIPKGNYADLTTKGWEAVLAWRDKANLGGKPFGYEVRLTMADYTARIDKFNNPYRRLTDYYAGQTVGEIWGYTTDGFFTSEEDIKNSAKQTLFRASSTGQWLPGDIKFRDINGDGVINNGDNTVDNPGDRRVIGNSTPRYTYGIMLNADWNSFFFSAFFQGVGKQDWWPGAEAGTFWGQYNRPYNRLPTWHLDNIWSPENPNAYLPRYRGYVAQNGAGELAQAQTKYLQSLAYMRLKNIQLGYNLPKLLISKAGMNSARVFVSAENIWTLASLYKLTRDLDVESATESDRVLTNGSSGNGHNYPILKSFTMGLSVTF
- a CDS encoding DUF2237 family protein; translation: MAALNVNGTSLECCCTRPMTGFFRDGFCRTDEEDQGHHLVCAIVTQQFLEFSRRRGNDLITPRPELRFPGLKPGDRWCLHILRWREAYEAGVAPPILLASTHERALDYVTVDMLRKLAFEE